Proteins from a genomic interval of Bradyrhizobium sp. CCBAU 53340:
- a CDS encoding Zn-ribbon domain-containing OB-fold protein, translating to MSGRLADWTKGEQAIMYQTCASCGHVQYFHRAFCAACGAADPREAYASGKGRVYATSLVCRAATPETRAHVPYNILLVDCAEGFRMMAHGENDLAIGDAVTASFRPFAGKLVPFFAKGK from the coding sequence ATGAGCGGGCGTCTAGCGGACTGGACCAAAGGCGAGCAAGCGATCATGTACCAGACCTGCGCTTCATGCGGCCACGTGCAGTATTTCCACCGCGCGTTCTGTGCGGCTTGCGGGGCCGCCGATCCGCGCGAGGCGTATGCCAGCGGCAAGGGCAGGGTTTATGCGACCTCGCTGGTCTGCCGCGCCGCCACGCCCGAGACGCGCGCCCACGTGCCCTACAACATCCTGCTGGTGGATTGCGCCGAGGGCTTTCGCATGATGGCGCACGGCGAGAATGATCTGGCCATCGGGGATGCCGTCACGGCGAGCTTCAGGCCGTTTGCCGGGAAGCTCGTGCCGTTCTTTGCCAAAGGAAAATAG
- a CDS encoding thiolase family protein, translating to MSFITGVGLTPFGKHEGSSSLDLMSKAAQLALDDAGLKRAEIDGILCGYSTVSPHIMLATVFAEHFGIRPSYAHAVQVGGATGLAMTMLAHQLVDAGVCRNVIVVAGENRLTGQSRDASIQALAQVGHPDYEVPLGPTIPAYYGLVASRYMHEYGVTEEDLAEFAVLMRAHACTHPGAQFHDPITVTDVMASKPVAMPLKLLDCCPVSDGGAAFVISRERTGEAGVRIRGCAQAHTHQHVTAAPGLSELGAEISIARAKEATGLAISDVRYAAIYDSFTITLAMLLEDLGLAGRGEAAARVRGGHFGRDGAMPLNTHGGLLSYGHCGVGGAMAHLVEAHLQMTGRAAGRQVRDASIALLHGDGGVLSSHVSMFLERVR from the coding sequence ATGAGCTTCATCACCGGTGTCGGCCTCACGCCTTTCGGCAAGCACGAAGGCTCATCCTCGCTCGACCTGATGAGCAAGGCAGCCCAACTCGCGCTCGACGATGCGGGCCTCAAGCGCGCCGAGATCGACGGCATCCTCTGCGGTTACTCGACAGTCTCGCCGCACATCATGTTGGCGACAGTGTTCGCAGAGCATTTTGGTATCCGTCCGTCTTACGCGCACGCCGTCCAGGTCGGTGGCGCGACGGGCCTCGCGATGACGATGCTTGCGCACCAACTCGTTGACGCCGGCGTCTGCCGCAACGTGATCGTCGTTGCCGGCGAGAATCGTCTGACCGGGCAGAGCCGTGATGCCTCGATCCAGGCGCTGGCGCAGGTCGGACACCCCGATTACGAGGTGCCGCTGGGCCCCACCATTCCTGCCTATTACGGCCTCGTTGCCTCCCGCTATATGCACGAATACGGTGTGACCGAAGAAGACCTCGCCGAATTCGCCGTGCTGATGCGCGCGCATGCCTGTACGCATCCCGGCGCGCAATTCCACGATCCGATCACGGTTACCGATGTCATGGCTTCGAAGCCGGTGGCGATGCCGCTCAAGCTGCTGGATTGCTGCCCGGTGTCCGATGGCGGGGCGGCCTTCGTTATCAGCCGCGAGCGGACCGGCGAGGCCGGCGTGCGCATTCGCGGCTGCGCCCAGGCGCATACGCATCAACACGTCACGGCAGCGCCTGGCCTCAGCGAGCTGGGTGCCGAGATCTCCATCGCGCGTGCCAAGGAGGCCACGGGGCTTGCGATCTCAGACGTGCGCTACGCCGCGATCTACGACAGTTTTACCATCACTCTGGCCATGCTGCTGGAAGACCTCGGCCTTGCCGGCCGCGGCGAGGCGGCCGCGCGCGTGCGCGGTGGCCATTTCGGACGCGATGGCGCGATGCCGCTGAACACCCACGGTGGCCTACTCAGCTACGGCCATTGCGGCGTCGGCGGCGCCATGGCGCATCTGGTCGAGGCGCATTTGCAGATGACGGGGCGGGCGGCTGGCCGCCAGGTGCGCGATGCATCCATCGCGCTCCTGCATGGCGACGGTGGCGTACTGTCGTCCCATGTCAGCATGTTTCTGGAGCGGGTGCGATGA
- a CDS encoding CaiB/BaiF CoA-transferase family protein, with protein MGPLKGIKVIDMTTVLMGPYATQMLGDYGADVIKVESLDGDVTRLIGPMRHAGMGPVFLNTNRSKRSICLDLKKAAGREAVLRLLKDADVLVYNVRPQAMARLQLGYDVVSEINPRLVYAGVFGFGQDGPYAAKPAYDDLIQGATALPALMAQTGDGVPRYVPNALVDRIVGLTAVGAICASLVHRDRTGRGQRVDIPMFETMAGFVMGDHMGGLTYEPPLDKGGYARHLSRDRRPYKTSDGYLSVIVYNDKQWENFFKAISRDDLRADPKFATFAGRAANIDVVYAELARIFETRTTAEWIDLLTKADVPVMPMHDLASILHDEHLEATGFFPVVNHPTEGPIRSMKVTATWSETEAEPVRLAPRLNEHGAEILREVGYSADEIAAMVRDGVTRAAPE; from the coding sequence ATGGGGCCGCTGAAGGGCATCAAGGTCATCGATATGACCACCGTGCTGATGGGGCCCTATGCGACCCAGATGCTCGGCGACTACGGGGCCGATGTGATCAAGGTGGAGTCGCTCGACGGCGACGTCACCCGCCTGATCGGCCCGATGCGGCACGCCGGCATGGGCCCGGTGTTCCTCAACACCAACCGCAGCAAGCGCTCGATCTGCCTCGACCTGAAAAAGGCGGCGGGGCGCGAGGCCGTGCTGCGGCTGCTGAAGGACGCCGACGTTCTCGTCTACAACGTCCGCCCGCAGGCAATGGCGCGGCTTCAGCTCGGCTACGATGTCGTCTCCGAGATCAACCCGCGTCTCGTCTATGCCGGCGTGTTCGGCTTCGGTCAGGACGGGCCTTATGCGGCAAAGCCTGCTTATGACGATCTGATCCAGGGCGCGACCGCGCTGCCCGCCTTGATGGCGCAGACCGGCGATGGCGTGCCACGCTATGTCCCAAACGCGCTGGTCGACCGCATTGTCGGCCTCACCGCCGTCGGCGCGATCTGCGCCAGCCTGGTGCACCGTGACCGCACAGGCCGCGGCCAGCGTGTCGACATCCCGATGTTCGAGACCATGGCCGGCTTCGTCATGGGCGACCACATGGGTGGGCTCACCTATGAGCCGCCGCTCGACAAGGGCGGCTATGCCCGCCACCTCTCGCGTGACCGCAGGCCGTACAAGACCTCGGACGGCTATCTCAGCGTCATCGTCTACAACGACAAGCAGTGGGAGAATTTCTTCAAGGCAATTAGCCGCGACGATTTGCGGGCCGATCCGAAGTTTGCAACCTTCGCCGGCCGTGCTGCCAATATCGATGTCGTCTATGCCGAGCTTGCGCGCATCTTCGAGACGCGTACCACTGCCGAGTGGATCGATTTGCTCACGAAAGCCGACGTCCCCGTGATGCCGATGCACGACCTCGCCTCGATCCTGCACGACGAGCATCTCGAGGCGACCGGCTTCTTCCCGGTCGTGAACCACCCGACCGAAGGTCCGATCCGAAGCATGAAGGTGACGGCGACGTGGTCGGAGACCGAGGCCGAACCGGTGCGCCTCGCGCCGCGGCTCAACGAGCACGGCGCGGAGATCTTGCGCGAGGTCGGCTATTCCGCCGACGAGATCGCCGCCATGGTCCGTGACGGCGTCACGCGCGCGGCGCCGGAGTAG
- a CDS encoding acetyl-CoA acetyltransferase has protein sequence MTASIVGWAHTPFGKFDTETVESLVTRVANEAMADAGVSASDVDEIVLGHFNAGFSAQDFTASLVLQADPKLRFKPATRVENACATGSAAVRQGLRAIAAGAAKIVLVVGVEQMTRTPGPEIGKNLLKASYLPEDGDTVGGFAGVFGKIASSYFQKYGDQSDALALIAAKNHKNGVANPFAQMRKDFGFDFCRAESEKNPYVAGPLKRTDCSLVSDGAAALVLADAETAKGMAKSIGFRATAHAQDFLPMSKRDILQFEGCTVAWQRALEKAGVTLSDLSFVETHDCFTVAELIEYEAMGLTPRGQGARAIKEGWTLKDGKLPVNPSGGLKAKGHPIGATGVSMHVMTAMQLAGQAPEGMQLKNAKLGGIFNMGGAAVANYVSVLEPLK, from the coding sequence ATGACCGCCAGCATCGTCGGATGGGCGCATACACCATTCGGCAAGTTCGACACCGAAACCGTCGAAAGCCTCGTCACGCGCGTCGCCAATGAGGCGATGGCCGATGCCGGCGTTTCGGCCTCCGACGTCGACGAGATCGTGCTCGGCCATTTCAATGCCGGCTTCTCGGCGCAGGATTTTACCGCCTCGCTGGTGCTCCAGGCCGATCCGAAGCTGCGCTTCAAGCCGGCGACCCGCGTCGAGAACGCCTGCGCCACCGGCTCTGCCGCTGTGCGCCAGGGCCTGCGCGCGATCGCCGCAGGTGCGGCCAAGATCGTGCTGGTCGTCGGCGTCGAGCAGATGACCCGGACCCCGGGGCCGGAGATCGGCAAGAACCTGCTCAAGGCGTCCTATCTGCCTGAGGACGGCGACACCGTCGGCGGCTTCGCCGGCGTGTTCGGCAAGATCGCCAGCTCCTACTTCCAGAAATACGGCGACCAGTCCGATGCGCTGGCGCTGATCGCGGCCAAGAACCACAAGAACGGCGTCGCCAACCCCTTTGCCCAGATGCGCAAGGACTTTGGCTTCGACTTCTGCCGGGCCGAGAGCGAGAAAAACCCGTATGTCGCGGGTCCCCTGAAGCGCACGGATTGCTCGCTGGTCTCCGACGGCGCGGCCGCGCTGGTGCTGGCCGATGCCGAGACCGCCAAGGGCATGGCCAAGTCGATCGGCTTCCGCGCCACCGCGCATGCCCAGGACTTCCTGCCGATGAGCAAGCGCGACATCCTCCAGTTCGAGGGCTGCACGGTCGCCTGGCAGCGCGCACTGGAAAAGGCGGGCGTGACGCTGTCCGATCTGTCCTTCGTCGAGACCCATGACTGCTTCACCGTCGCCGAGCTGATCGAGTACGAAGCGATGGGCCTGACGCCGAGGGGGCAGGGTGCCCGCGCCATCAAGGAAGGCTGGACGCTCAAGGACGGCAAGCTGCCGGTCAATCCGTCCGGCGGCCTGAAGGCCAAGGGCCACCCGATCGGCGCCACCGGCGTCTCCATGCATGTGATGACCGCGATGCAGCTCGCCGGGCAAGCGCCCGAGGGCATGCAGTTGAAGAACGCCAAGCTGGGCGGCATCTTCAACATGGGCGGCGCCGCGGTCGCCAACTACGTTTCGGTTCTCGAGCCATTGAAATAG
- the eda gene encoding bifunctional 4-hydroxy-2-oxoglutarate aldolase/2-dehydro-3-deoxy-phosphogluconate aldolase yields MTTAAQQNHLVALFKAATVIPVLTIERIQDAVPLAKALVAGGVRTLEVTLRTPVAIEAARAMMAEVPGAVVGIGTILNPADFTRVEKLGVAFGISPGLTPDLLKVAADSSLPFAPGIATASELMTALSYGFDVAKFFPAEQAGGIKGLRSLGGPFPNVRFCPTGGVGEANAATWLAEPNVVAVGGSWLCPTAEIRAGNWAGITAICQRTLQALKPA; encoded by the coding sequence ATGACCACTGCTGCCCAACAGAACCACCTCGTCGCGCTGTTCAAGGCCGCGACCGTCATTCCCGTCCTCACCATCGAGCGGATCCAGGATGCCGTGCCGCTGGCAAAAGCCCTGGTGGCTGGCGGCGTCCGCACGCTGGAAGTGACCCTGCGCACCCCTGTCGCGATCGAAGCGGCGCGGGCGATGATGGCGGAAGTCCCCGGCGCGGTCGTTGGCATCGGTACCATTCTCAATCCGGCCGACTTCACCCGTGTCGAGAAGCTCGGCGTCGCCTTCGGCATCAGCCCGGGCCTGACCCCCGATCTGCTCAAGGTCGCCGCTGACAGCTCCCTGCCGTTTGCACCGGGCATTGCCACGGCGTCCGAACTGATGACGGCCCTGTCCTACGGCTTCGACGTCGCAAAGTTCTTCCCGGCCGAGCAGGCCGGCGGCATCAAGGGGCTGCGCTCGCTCGGGGGCCCGTTCCCGAACGTGCGGTTCTGCCCGACCGGCGGGGTGGGCGAAGCCAATGCGGCAACCTGGCTTGCCGAGCCCAATGTTGTGGCGGTCGGCGGTTCCTGGCTGTGCCCGACAGCGGAGATCAGGGCCGGGAACTGGGCCGGCATAACTGCCATCTGCCAGCGCACCCTCCAGGCCCTTAAACCTGCGTGA
- a CDS encoding sugar kinase, producing the protein MASVACIGECMVELRQAQGGQSAGQGGGLYSRGFGGDTLNTAVYLSRLEVKVDYLTALGDDALSDEMIAAWNAENIGTRRVVRLPGRLPGLYMIQLDAKGERQFFHWRDSAAARQLMSLPETDELLNSLMSYDIVYLSAITLSIYDAAGRDRLFAAIKRARLLGTRFVFDTNFRARGWPDRDVAREVFATAFAAADIVLTSTEDLLALYPGESPEQLMARIPTPELVFRLAEPVSLLRFPGGTSEVRAEPMTKPVVDTTAAGDSFAAAYIAARLGGSDPVEAAKAGHRLASLVICYPGAIIPGYAMPPKKRHRPATTRQATK; encoded by the coding sequence ATGGCGAGCGTGGCTTGCATCGGTGAATGCATGGTCGAGCTTCGGCAGGCTCAGGGCGGCCAGTCTGCCGGGCAGGGCGGTGGCCTGTATTCGCGCGGCTTCGGCGGCGACACCCTCAACACGGCGGTTTATCTGTCGCGGCTCGAGGTCAAGGTCGACTATCTCACCGCACTCGGCGACGACGCCTTGAGCGATGAGATGATCGCGGCCTGGAACGCCGAGAACATCGGCACGAGGCGTGTCGTGCGGCTGCCGGGCAGGCTGCCCGGCCTTTACATGATCCAGCTCGATGCCAAGGGCGAGCGCCAGTTCTTCCACTGGCGCGACAGCGCGGCGGCGCGGCAGCTGATGAGCCTGCCGGAGACGGACGAGCTGCTCAATTCGCTGATGAGCTACGATATCGTCTATCTCTCCGCGATCACGCTCTCGATCTACGATGCGGCCGGGCGCGATCGCCTGTTCGCGGCGATCAAGCGCGCGCGCCTGCTCGGCACCCGCTTCGTGTTCGACACCAATTTCCGCGCACGCGGCTGGCCCGATCGCGACGTCGCGCGCGAAGTGTTCGCTACGGCGTTTGCGGCGGCCGACATCGTGCTGACCTCGACCGAGGATCTGCTCGCGCTCTATCCCGGCGAAAGCCCTGAGCAATTGATGGCGCGCATCCCCACGCCCGAGCTGGTGTTCCGGCTTGCCGAGCCCGTCAGCCTGCTGCGTTTTCCGGGCGGGACCAGCGAGGTCCGCGCTGAACCCATGACCAAGCCGGTCGTTGACACCACCGCGGCCGGCGACAGCTTTGCCGCGGCCTATATCGCCGCCCGGCTCGGCGGTTCCGATCCGGTCGAGGCGGCCAAGGCCGGCCATCGATTGGCCAGCCTCGTGATCTGCTATCCTGGCGCCATCATTCCGGGCTATGCCATGCCGCCGAAGAAGCGGCACCGGCCGGCGACCACGCGCCAGGCCACGAAGTAG
- the denD gene encoding D-erythronate dehydrogenase, translated as MHILVLGAAGMVGRKLCERLLRDGRLGKSDITKLTMHDVVEPKKPEKAGFPVETVSGDFAVPGAAEKLIAGRPDVVFHLAAIVSGEAELDFDKGYRINLDGTRMLLDAIRLAGGGYKPRVVFTSSIAVFGAPFPDAIGDEFFHTPLLSYGTQKAIGELLLADYSRRGFLDGIGIRLPTICIRPGLPNKAASGFFSNILREPLAGKEAILPVSEDVRHWHATPRSAVGFLLHAGTMDLAAVGPRRNLTMPGLSATVGEQIAALKRVAGEKVAARIKREPDPFIVGIVGGWPRNFNAKRSLELGFTTAEKNFDDIIRIHIEDELGGNFVA; from the coding sequence TTGCACATTCTGGTTTTGGGCGCTGCCGGCATGGTCGGCCGCAAATTGTGTGAACGTCTCTTGCGCGACGGCCGCCTCGGCAAGAGCGACATCACCAAATTGACCATGCACGATGTGGTCGAGCCCAAGAAGCCGGAGAAGGCCGGTTTTCCCGTCGAGACGGTTTCAGGCGATTTCGCCGTGCCGGGCGCGGCCGAGAAGCTGATCGCCGGCCGTCCCGATGTGGTCTTCCACCTCGCCGCCATCGTCTCTGGCGAGGCCGAGCTCGATTTCGACAAGGGCTACCGCATCAATCTCGACGGCACGCGGATGCTGCTCGACGCCATCCGTCTGGCCGGCGGCGGCTACAAGCCGCGCGTGGTGTTTACGTCCTCGATCGCGGTGTTCGGCGCCCCGTTTCCGGATGCGATCGGCGACGAGTTCTTCCACACCCCGCTGCTCAGCTACGGCACCCAGAAGGCGATCGGCGAATTGCTGCTCGCGGACTATTCCCGCCGCGGCTTCCTTGACGGCATCGGCATCCGCCTGCCGACCATCTGTATCCGTCCTGGACTGCCCAACAAGGCGGCATCGGGCTTCTTCTCCAACATCCTGCGCGAGCCGCTGGCTGGCAAGGAGGCGATCCTCCCGGTGTCGGAGGATGTCCGCCACTGGCACGCTACGCCGCGCTCGGCCGTCGGCTTCCTGCTCCATGCCGGCACCATGGATCTGGCCGCGGTCGGCCCGCGCCGCAATCTGACCATGCCGGGTCTGTCGGCAACCGTCGGTGAGCAGATTGCAGCCCTGAAACGCGTCGCAGGCGAGAAGGTCGCAGCCCGCATCAAGCGCGAGCCCGATCCTTTCATCGTCGGCATCGTCGGTGGCTGGCCGCGCAACTTCAACGCCAAGCGATCGCTGGAGCTCGGCTTCACTACCGCCGAGAAGAATTTCGACGATATCATCCGCATTCACATCGAAGACGAGCTGGGCGGCAACTTCGTCGCCTGA
- a CDS encoding carbohydrate ABC transporter permease: MTTVDDQSVGMDYLESFPKKFLRVYLPLGLIIFFLLFPFYWMAVTTFKPDAEMYDYEKYNPFLIAHPTLEHIKKLFFDTDYPLWMWNTVIVSVSSTFISLFASVCAAYAIERLRYKGSRYVGLAIFLGYLVPPSILFIPLAAIVFQLGLFDGNLALILTYPTFLIPFCTWLLMGYFRTIPYELEECALIDGATRLQILVKITLPLSLPGVISAGIFAFTLSWNEFIYALTFISSSENKTIPVGAITELVNGDVYHWGALMAAALTGSVPVVILYSFFVEYYVSAMTGAVKE, encoded by the coding sequence ATGACGACCGTGGACGATCAAAGCGTCGGAATGGACTATTTGGAAAGCTTCCCGAAGAAGTTTCTCCGGGTTTACCTTCCGCTTGGCCTGATCATCTTCTTCCTGCTGTTTCCGTTCTACTGGATGGCGGTGACGACGTTCAAACCCGACGCGGAAATGTACGACTACGAGAAGTACAATCCGTTCCTGATCGCGCATCCGACGCTGGAGCACATCAAGAAGCTGTTCTTCGACACCGACTATCCGCTGTGGATGTGGAACACCGTGATCGTCTCGGTGTCCTCGACCTTCATCTCGCTGTTCGCCAGCGTCTGCGCGGCCTATGCGATCGAGCGGCTGCGCTACAAGGGCTCGCGCTATGTCGGCCTCGCCATCTTCCTCGGCTATCTCGTACCGCCCTCGATCCTGTTCATTCCGCTGGCGGCGATCGTGTTCCAGCTCGGTCTGTTCGACGGCAATCTGGCGTTGATCCTGACCTATCCGACCTTCCTAATCCCGTTCTGCACCTGGCTCTTGATGGGCTATTTCCGCACCATTCCCTATGAGCTGGAGGAATGCGCGCTGATCGACGGTGCCACGCGGCTTCAGATCCTGGTCAAGATCACGCTGCCGCTGTCGCTGCCGGGGGTGATCTCGGCGGGCATCTTCGCCTTCACCTTGTCCTGGAACGAGTTCATCTACGCGCTGACCTTCATCTCCTCCTCGGAGAACAAGACCATTCCGGTCGGCGCCATCACCGAGCTCGTCAACGGCGACGTCTATCATTGGGGCGCCCTGATGGCGGCGGCCCTGACCGGCTCGGTCCCCGTAGTTATCCTTTATTCCTTCTTCGTAGAGTACTATGTGTCGGCGATGACCGGCGCCGTGAAGGAATGA
- a CDS encoding carbohydrate ABC transporter permease, protein MAVIAEPVTAQVKRSSLWTRAFESRNFLGAMFMVPAIAILVLFLAYPLALGFWLGMTDTKIGGVGRFIGFQNFVSLSKDSVFWLSVFNTIFYTVFASIVKFAIGLYLALLLNERLPFKSMIRAIVLLPFVVPTVLSAIAFWWIYDSQFSIISWVLIKAGLLTHYIDFLGDPWNARWSVVLANIWRGVPFVAITLLAGLQTISPSLYEAANLDGATNMQRFRHITLPMLSPIIAVVMTFSVLMTFTDFQLIYTITRGGPINATHLMATLSFQRAITGGNLGEGAAISNAMIPFLVAAILLSFFGLQRSRWQQGGRD, encoded by the coding sequence ATGGCAGTCATTGCCGAGCCCGTCACCGCGCAGGTCAAGCGCAGCAGTCTGTGGACGAGGGCGTTCGAAAGCCGGAATTTTCTCGGCGCCATGTTCATGGTGCCGGCGATCGCCATCCTGGTCCTTTTCCTGGCTTACCCGCTGGCGCTCGGCTTCTGGCTCGGCATGACCGACACCAAGATCGGCGGCGTCGGCCGTTTCATCGGCTTCCAGAACTTCGTCTCGCTGTCCAAGGATTCCGTGTTCTGGCTGTCGGTGTTCAACACCATCTTCTACACGGTGTTCGCAAGCATCGTGAAATTCGCGATCGGTCTCTATCTGGCCCTGCTGCTCAACGAGCGGCTGCCGTTCAAGTCGATGATCCGCGCCATCGTGCTGCTGCCCTTCGTGGTGCCGACCGTGCTGTCGGCGATCGCATTCTGGTGGATCTATGACAGCCAGTTCTCGATCATCTCCTGGGTGCTGATCAAGGCGGGCCTGTTGACCCACTACATCGATTTCCTCGGCGATCCCTGGAATGCGCGCTGGTCGGTCGTGCTCGCCAACATCTGGCGCGGCGTGCCCTTCGTGGCCATCACGCTGCTGGCGGGCCTGCAGACCATCTCGCCCTCGCTCTATGAAGCCGCCAACCTCGACGGCGCCACCAACATGCAGCGCTTCCGCCACATCACGCTGCCGATGCTGTCGCCGATTATCGCGGTCGTGATGACGTTCTCGGTGCTGATGACGTTCACCGACTTCCAGCTCATCTACACCATCACCCGCGGCGGGCCGATCAACGCCACGCATTTGATGGCGACGCTGTCGTTCCAGCGCGCCATCACCGGCGGCAATCTGGGCGAGGGTGCGGCGATCTCGAACGCGATGATCCCGTTCCTGGTCGCCGCGATCCTGCTCAGCTTCTTCGGACTTCAGCGCTCGCGCTGGCAGCAGGGCGGGAGGGACTGA
- a CDS encoding ABC transporter substrate-binding protein translates to MSDFDRRSVLKAGLGGAALLAGPGIVPVRAAEWTNTPEPNASIRVLRWKQFIQAEFDKFAEQTKKFSEKTGIKVKLEAESWEDIRPKAAVAANVGAGPDLIIGTLDDPHKFPEKLIDVTDVAQYLGAQYGGWYPVAEKYGKKGNNWIAIPQGATGGCLNYRISHVKAAGFEQFPKDTDGFLKLCQALKKNNTPAGFALGHATGDANGWCQWALWAFGGKVVDEKNQVVLDSPETVAALEYVKQLYATFIPGVLSWNDSNNNKAFLNGELSLTLNGISIWTVGKTSPDPKQQEIAKDMDHAPMPIGPVGKPTEQQNILVYYGYKHSKYPKAVKEYIKFMMDKENYDAWEVASNGYVSPPLPAYNDNPVWTSDPKITPYRDCLKRCLDNGYAGDLGYASAAVMGDFVVVDMFAEAASGSATPQEAAKRAAERAKRYYQV, encoded by the coding sequence ATGAGCGATTTCGACAGGCGAAGTGTGCTTAAAGCCGGCTTGGGCGGCGCAGCGTTGCTGGCCGGCCCCGGCATCGTCCCCGTCCGCGCGGCGGAGTGGACCAACACGCCGGAGCCGAACGCCTCCATCCGCGTGCTGCGCTGGAAGCAGTTCATCCAGGCCGAGTTCGACAAGTTCGCCGAGCAGACCAAGAAGTTCTCCGAGAAGACCGGCATCAAGGTGAAGCTCGAGGCCGAGAGCTGGGAGGACATTCGTCCCAAGGCCGCGGTCGCCGCCAATGTCGGCGCCGGTCCCGACCTGATCATCGGCACGCTCGACGATCCCCACAAATTCCCGGAGAAGCTGATCGACGTCACCGACGTGGCTCAATATCTCGGGGCCCAGTATGGCGGTTGGTATCCGGTCGCGGAGAAGTACGGCAAGAAGGGCAACAACTGGATCGCGATTCCGCAAGGCGCGACCGGCGGCTGTCTGAACTACCGCATCAGCCACGTGAAGGCTGCGGGCTTCGAGCAATTCCCGAAGGACACCGACGGCTTCCTCAAGCTGTGCCAGGCGCTGAAGAAGAACAACACGCCGGCCGGCTTCGCGCTCGGTCATGCCACCGGCGATGCCAACGGCTGGTGCCAGTGGGCGCTGTGGGCGTTCGGCGGCAAGGTCGTCGATGAGAAGAACCAAGTGGTGCTCGATTCTCCCGAGACGGTCGCGGCCCTCGAATACGTCAAGCAGCTCTATGCGACGTTCATTCCGGGCGTGCTGTCGTGGAACGACTCGAACAACAACAAGGCCTTCCTCAATGGCGAGCTCAGTCTCACGCTGAACGGCATCTCGATCTGGACAGTCGGCAAGACCTCTCCTGATCCCAAGCAGCAGGAGATCGCCAAGGACATGGACCATGCGCCGATGCCGATCGGTCCCGTGGGCAAGCCGACCGAGCAGCAGAACATCCTGGTCTACTACGGCTACAAGCACTCGAAGTATCCGAAGGCGGTCAAGGAATACATCAAGTTCATGATGGACAAGGAGAACTACGACGCCTGGGAGGTTGCCTCCAACGGCTACGTCTCGCCGCCGCTGCCGGCCTACAATGACAATCCGGTGTGGACCTCCGATCCCAAGATCACGCCGTACCGCGACTGCCTCAAGCGCTGTCTGGACAACGGATATGCCGGCGATCTCGGCTATGCCTCGGCCGCCGTCATGGGCGACTTCGTCGTGGTCGACATGTTCGCCGAAGCTGCCTCCGGCTCGGCCACGCCGCAGGAAGCAGCCAAGCGCGCTGCCGAGCGCGCCAAGCGCTACTACCAGGTCTGA